A window of Hevea brasiliensis isolate MT/VB/25A 57/8 chromosome 14, ASM3005281v1, whole genome shotgun sequence contains these coding sequences:
- the LOC110649686 gene encoding uncharacterized protein LOC110649686 isoform X4 yields MGGLGTQAAYVWWLSLVWEVLESSVFAKMLVMKTKDLLFEGTVSSTYGIKSISWWLARTLLVQQRILDEQSSELFDLLQVNMGETLRHFGTLEQVTSYWGANLHDEEASSIVSMVHLEAGITEYAYGRVDSCRLHFGSAQASAGLQLSVTGVLGYRTVHQAEPKAQRVLLVNRSSSNSGASVTGRDSTINEETLHLHQHESSDILMTPKLLENGDESGITIQGNQKSSLGVVAPLTAIQQAVILAECLLIEKSTRQDELQRWDMAPFIEAIDSQSSSLFIIRYLCNLLRIRWESTRSHTKERALGMIEKLVEGIHKPFTGVANRILLSYVAYVPAIPILQKEYGELLVSCGLIGEAIKIFEGLELWDNLIYCNCLLGKKAAAVELIKTRLSEIPNDPRLWCSLGDVTNDDSCYEKALQVSDNKSTRAKRSLARSAYNRGNYETSKILWESAMALNSLYPDGWFALGAAALKARDVDKALDGFTRAVQLDPENGEAWNNIACLHMIKKRSNEAFISFKEAVKFKIHSRRDSWQLWENYSQVAMDVGNVRQALEAIQMILHITSCTQADAKLLERIMLEMERRASSIVTSDNHSTNQTCFSDSNNGTINDSEMQFGWSHETEQLVELLGKILQQIIKSDSRADIWGLYARWHKIKGDVTMCSEALLKQVRSYQGSELWKDRERFKKFAHASLELCKVYMEISSSTGSRRELFTAEMHLKNIVKQAESFSETEEFRDIQACLDEVKMKLQSNSLPT; encoded by the exons ATGGGAGGATTGGGCACGCAAGCAGCTTATGTCTGGTGGCTGTCACTTGTTTGGGAAGTTCTCGAATCTTCAG TTTTTGCTAAAATGTTGGTCATGAAGACAAAAGACTTGCTATTTGAAGGAACGGTGTCTTCCACATATGGAATCAAAAGCATTTCATGGTGGCTTGCCAGGACCTTACTTGTTCAACAGAGAATTTTAGATGAGCAATCTTCTGAGTTGTTTGATCTATTGCAAGTGAATATGGGCGAAACACTACGTCATTTTGGCACTTTGGAGCAAGTAACAAGTTATTGGGGTGCCAATTTGCATGATGAAGAAGCTTCTAGTATTGTTTCAATGGTCCATTTGGAAGCAGGAATAACAGAATATGCCTATGGACGGGTTGATTCATGCAG ACTACATTTTGGATCAGCTCAAGCATCAGCTGGGCTTCAACTATCTGTCACTGGAGTTCTTGGCTACCGTACTGTGCATCag GCAGAGCCAAAGGCACAAAGGGTACTTCTTGTCAATAGAAGCTCATCAAATAGTGGTGCTAGTGTTACCGGCCGTGATTCCACAATTAATGAAGAAACATTGCATCTGCACCAACATGAATCCTCTGATATCCTTATGACACCAAAGTTGCTAGAGAATGGTGATGAATCTGGAATTACTATACAAGGAAATCAAAAAAGTAGTCTGGGTGTTGTTGCCCCTTTAACAGCAATCCAGCAAGCAgtgattttggcagagtgcctttTGATTGAAAAGAGCACTAGACAAGATGAATTGCAAA GGTGGGATATGGCTCCATTCATAGAGGCAATTGATTCCCAATCGTCATCATTGTTTATA ATAAGATATTTATGCAACCTCTTGCGTATCCGTTGGGAGTCGACTCGTAGCCATACAAAGGAGCGTGCTCTAGGAATGATAGAAAAATTG GTTGAGGGCATTCATAAACCTTTTACTGGAGTGGCTAACAGGATTCTTCTTTCTTATGTGGCTTATGTTCCTGCTATTCCAATCCTGCAGAA GGAATATGGTGAACTTTTAGTGAGCTGTGGTTTGATTGGGGAGGCAATCAAAATCTTTGAGGGTTTAGAGTTGTGGGACAATTTAATATACTGTAACTG CTTATTGGGGAAAAAAGCAGCAGCTGTTGAATTGATCAAGACACGGTTATCTGAAATACCTAATGACCCAAGACTATG GTGTTCATTAGGTGATGTTACAAATGATGATAGTTGCTATGAAAAAGCCCTTCAAGTTTCTGACAATAAATCTACGCGTGCAAAG AGATCTCTTGCTCGTAGTGCATATAATAGAGGAAATTATGAGACATCTAAAATCCTTTG GGAATCTGCAATGGCCTTGAATTCTTTATATCCAGATGGTTGGTTTGCACTTGGTGCTGCTGCCTTGAAG GCTAGGGATGTTGACAAGGCTTTGGATGGATTTACTCGAGCTGTTCAGCTGGATCCTGAAAATGGGGAGGCTTGGAATAATATTGCatgttt GCATATGATCAAGAAGAGGAGCAATGAGGCATTCATTTCATTCAAGGAAGCCGTCAAGTTCAA AATTCATTCCAGACGAGATAGCTGGCAGTTGTGGGAGAACTACAGTCAAGTTGCAATGGATGTGGGCAATGTTCGTCAG GCTCTGGAAGCTATACAGATGATTTTACATATAACCAGTTGTACACAAGCTGATGCTAAATTATTGGAGAGAATTATGCTAGAAATGGAACGAAGAGCTTCAAGTATAGTGACCAGTGATAATCATTCCACCAATCAAACTTGTTTCAGTGACTCTAATAATGGTACTATAAATGATTCAGAGATGCAATTTGGATGGTCACACGAAACTGAGCAGTTGGTGGAGCTACTGGGTAAAATACTTCAGCAG ATAATTAAAAGTGATAGTAGAGCAGATATATGGGGTTTATATGCAAGATGGCACAAGATTAAAGGAGATGTCACAATGTGCTCTGAAGCCCTCTTGAAGCAAGTTAGATCATATCAG GGATCTGAGTTGTGGAAAGATAGAGAAAGATTTAAAAAGTTTGCACATGCCTCATTGGAACTATGTAAGGTGTATATGGAAATATCTTCCTCCACTGGTAGCCGTCGTGAACTTTTTACTGCTGAGATGCACCTCAAAAATATAGTTAAACAG GCCGAGAGCTTTTCAGAGACAGAAGAATTCAGGGATATTCAAGCTTGTCTTGATGAAGTGAAGATGAAGCTTCAATCCAATTCTTTGCCAACTTGA